Below is a genomic region from Methanocalculus alkaliphilus.
CTGGTGGAGTGAGATCTTCTTCTCAATGATGGCAAGTGATGTCTCAAGGAAGGACTCGGCTGCTTCTCCCCTGAGGGTGAGCTTACAGCCCATGACCTGGCCTTTCCGGAGACCAAATGCCGGAACAGTGCGCCTGGCGATGGTCCGGACAGATTTTGCTCCGCCACAGATCTCCGTCATCAGGGTCTCTCCCTTGATGAGCTTATCTCCGCTCTCACCAACACTCATATGGACGACGATCTTATCGACATAGAGCTGCTGCATCCCTGTCATACCGTGATCCCCCAGATATCAAGGGCTGGCTCGTCCTTTCCTACCATGAAGATGTACGGCTCGATCGTCTCAAAGACCTCACCATTCTGGAGATCCTCAAGGCTGACACGGTTTGGCACACTGCCTGGAACCGGTATGACCGAACGAATCCGTGCAACCCGTCCCGAGTGCTGTCCACCGACGACCATCGCAACGTTGCCGACGGCGTAGGGGAAGTGGTCGCGGATCTCAAATCGTGGCTGGCCATCGACACCAAGTGTCAGGATGATCGAGTCCTTTGGGCGGTATGTATTTTCCGCAATGAGATTTGCTCCATAGAGGAGGTTGAGCTGGATCCGGCCGCCAGGCAGGACGGTCTTGTTGTTGACCTTACAGAGCCGTACCTGTGCTGCATCCGCAGTAACCTCTGAGGAGGCAAATCTGCCGCTCTTGTCAAGGAGCATGATATAGTGCTTTCCAAGACGCGGGAAGGAGATGATATCAAAGACACCCAGACCGATATGTGGATCGGTGCAGACGGCGCCGTTCACAATGACCTGACGGTCATGGAGGATCTGCTTGATCTCCTTCATGTTCCTGGCAAAGCCCATCTTATCGCGCATCCAGACCCCAATCGGGAGCGCACCGGCATTGTGCGGACCGGGTGCAGGGGCAGTCACATATTTGCTGACTTTCCGTCCGATGCCCCAGGACTCCGGCG
It encodes:
- a CDS encoding 30S ribosomal protein S4e → MAHVKRIVAPESWGIGRKVSKYVTAPAPGPHNAGALPIGVWMRDKMGFARNMKEIKQILHDRQVIVNGAVCTDPHIGLGVFDIISFPRLGKHYIMLLDKSGRFASSEVTADAAQVRLCKVNNKTVLPGGRIQLNLLYGANLIAENTYRPKDSIILTLGVDGQPRFEIRDHFPYAVGNVAMVVGGQHSGRVARIRSVIPVPGSVPNRVSLEDLQNGEVFETIEPYIFMVGKDEPALDIWGITV
- a CDS encoding 50S ribosomal protein L5, coding for MTGMQQLYVDKIVVHMSVGESGDKLIKGETLMTEICGGAKSVRTIARRTVPAFGLRKGQVMGCKLTLRGEAAESFLETSLAIIEKKISLHQFDQNGNFGFGIEEHTDYPGQSYDPQIGIYGMDINVVIEKKGVRIARRSAQKKKLPTKQHVRRDEAVSFMKERFNVEVVE